The following proteins are encoded in a genomic region of Mycolicibacterium confluentis:
- a CDS encoding acetyl-CoA hydrolase/transferase family protein, whose translation MTELNIAEYLRPGDRVLVGQGVAEPPLLVEKLIAAAGQIDRLTAFCGYSLSTAWATAPPQRPAITAYGVLGSLRKVHSGRLDIVAAHLSSIEDGIEHGYFPVDVVLIQVGPADADGFYDLGPSVDYGIVAAKRARVVLVEVNDRMPRTNSARRLHRSLVTAAIPASRPLLGSPARTPSPAEYAVAVKVATLVPDDAVIQLGAGAFAEAVAAHLQARRGLRVYTGLLGEWVVGLHRAKALAEGPAAVVTGVAVGGDDLYSYLDRNSAVEFATTKDITARIAAGLPGPFVAINSAVEVDVFGQLNAEFAGARYVGAVGGQVDYFRAAQRGSGGYSIAALAATTASGASRVVPRIDSAMVTSLKSDVDFVVTEWGVADLRVTSMSERVERMIEVAHPDHRDLLRGTVSSELAAH comes from the coding sequence ATGACAGAACTGAACATTGCCGAATATCTGCGCCCTGGTGATCGGGTACTGGTGGGCCAAGGGGTGGCCGAGCCGCCGCTGCTGGTCGAAAAACTCATCGCGGCAGCCGGTCAAATCGATCGGCTGACCGCTTTCTGCGGATATTCGCTCAGCACGGCCTGGGCGACCGCGCCCCCGCAGCGGCCCGCCATCACGGCCTACGGAGTGTTGGGCTCCTTGCGCAAGGTGCATTCTGGCCGACTGGATATTGTTGCCGCACACCTGAGTTCAATAGAGGACGGCATAGAGCACGGGTACTTCCCGGTTGACGTGGTGCTGATTCAGGTCGGTCCGGCGGACGCCGACGGGTTCTACGACCTCGGTCCGTCGGTGGACTACGGAATCGTCGCGGCGAAGCGTGCGAGGGTGGTTCTGGTCGAGGTCAACGACCGGATGCCGAGAACGAATTCGGCTCGCCGACTGCATCGTTCACTGGTGACCGCCGCGATTCCGGCGAGCCGCCCGCTGCTCGGATCGCCAGCGCGGACGCCGTCGCCCGCGGAGTATGCAGTGGCTGTCAAGGTAGCTACTCTGGTCCCCGACGACGCCGTGATCCAGCTTGGCGCAGGGGCATTCGCAGAGGCGGTTGCCGCCCACCTGCAGGCTCGGCGCGGACTGCGGGTCTACACCGGCCTGCTGGGGGAGTGGGTTGTCGGGTTGCACAGGGCGAAGGCGTTGGCGGAGGGGCCGGCAGCGGTGGTCACCGGTGTCGCCGTGGGTGGTGACGACCTCTACTCCTACCTCGATCGCAACAGCGCGGTCGAGTTCGCCACGACGAAGGACATCACCGCCCGGATTGCGGCCGGGTTGCCCGGGCCGTTCGTGGCGATCAACTCCGCGGTCGAAGTCGATGTCTTTGGTCAGCTCAACGCCGAGTTCGCCGGTGCGAGATACGTCGGTGCTGTCGGCGGCCAGGTCGACTACTTCCGGGCGGCCCAGCGCGGCAGCGGCGGTTACTCGATCGCCGCCCTGGCCGCCACCACGGCATCAGGCGCGAGCCGGGTGGTGCCGCGGATCGACAGCGCAATGGTGACCTCGTTGAAGAGTGATGTGGATTTCGTCGTCACCGAGTGGGGTGTCGCCGATCTGCGGGTCACGTCGATGAGTGAACGCGTCGAGCGCATGATCGAGGTCGCTCACCCGGACCATCGTGATCTGCTGCGGGGCACAGTGTCGAGCGAACTCGCGGCACACTGA
- a CDS encoding enoyl-CoA hydratase/isomerase family protein, producing MSTSTTGNDGPQIEIDVDLDEGSAVAVVTFSRGTHNYFNYELLDRLATTLEGLPSTGARAVVLRTTSRYFCVGADFIGQRGSGTAGPHVYDAVPRLVRAPLPLVAEVGGAAIGGGLGLALVADFRVASTSAYFLANFARLGISQGFALSATLPRLVGPQFSTEMIYTAKRVAGEEALRVGLCDRLVEPEDLHRTAVDFAAEIAKSAPLVVASARRTLRADLMDGIEDVLAHERFEQQPLKATEDFREGNLAWREKRPPRFRGL from the coding sequence TCCACGAGCACAACGGGAAACGACGGCCCGCAGATCGAGATCGATGTCGATCTCGACGAAGGCAGCGCCGTGGCAGTGGTCACGTTCAGCCGCGGCACCCACAACTATTTCAATTACGAGCTGCTCGACAGGCTGGCGACCACGCTGGAGGGTCTGCCGTCGACCGGTGCCCGTGCTGTGGTACTGCGCACCACGAGCCGGTACTTCTGTGTCGGAGCGGATTTCATCGGTCAACGCGGCAGCGGCACGGCGGGACCGCACGTCTACGATGCCGTTCCGCGGTTGGTGCGCGCGCCACTGCCGCTGGTGGCCGAGGTTGGCGGCGCCGCGATCGGTGGCGGACTGGGTCTGGCTCTTGTCGCCGACTTCCGCGTCGCGAGCACGTCAGCCTATTTCCTGGCCAACTTCGCAAGGCTGGGCATCAGCCAGGGGTTCGCCCTGTCGGCCACCCTGCCGCGTCTGGTGGGTCCGCAGTTCTCCACCGAGATGATCTACACCGCGAAGCGTGTCGCGGGTGAGGAGGCACTGCGGGTGGGTCTGTGCGACAGGCTTGTCGAGCCGGAGGACCTGCACCGCACAGCGGTGGACTTCGCCGCCGAAATCGCCAAGTCCGCACCGCTTGTCGTCGCCTCCGCGCGCCGCACTCTGCGAGCAGATCTGATGGACGGTATCGAGGACGTCTTGGCCCATGAACGGTTCGAACAGCAGCCGTTGAAGGCAACCGAGGATTTCCGCGAAGGCAACCTGGCATGGCGGGAGAAGCGCCCGCCTCGATTCCGCGGACTGTGA